Within the Telopea speciosissima isolate NSW1024214 ecotype Mountain lineage chromosome 4, Tspe_v1, whole genome shotgun sequence genome, the region AACCAAGGAGAtgtggaaacaacctctctgtgaAGCATGGATAACGGTCAAAGAGAGATTGCAATTTTCAATAATTGGATAGGATATAGATTTAAATTAATCCATACCAAGTTAATATAAAATGTATGTGTTTGGGTTGTCAAGAATCATAATTATCACAATTACTACCATTTCAAATGCCGCATAGTTATAGCTGCGGTTTTAAAAAATCGCAATTAAATATCCATAGCTACAAATGTGTTTTGTTGTAGTGGTAGCCATGGGGAGAGATCCACTATGGTGGTTATAGTCTAATATGTCATGAGTAATATATACAAGGATGCTTAAAGAGGTCCCAAAAGCGCCTTTTCTGCACTATAGTACTGCAATtacaaagaataaaaagaagaataaatgtTAAATATGGTTCATTTTCAAGCCAAAAATGCAGGTCTCCCAGGTGCGAAGGCCAGCTCAAGTCTTAAAAAGTGCCAACCATGGAGGGTTatattttgaagatttttttctctcttaattAGAATGGAAATTAAACTGTCTTTTAAGTAGTACCATATATATGATGTTACCATACACAGTCCAAGTGACGCCATTGATATCATAGCATATCTCCTATTACATTCCTAAAGAGCACCACACTTACCCTAAACAAGGTTCATACATTGACAACAAATCTAAAACTAGAAGTCAAAATAACCCATTTTCCCTCAAATAGTTCTTAGATTTAAAAACTTTtctttgccacttggcaaactttATTCAGATTGAATCTTGATGTATGAGTATAGGACCTTGAAGTTTGCATGTCCTTGACTCAAGGTGTCCAAGCCCAATGAGACCAGACCCATCAAAGTCACAATCCATTTAATAATCTTTTTGAGTCACACCTTTTTCTTCAAGGGATAGAGGGTTCGCTGAGCAAGCGACATAGAAGAGCGCACTAATGAGATGTAATGGAATGGTTTCGAATGTGGGAGAGcaatgaggtcatttcatgtgaagagagagagagagagcatttttcctttgttttacaACTCAAATATTGTTCTGGAATTCTTATTAGAATAACAAACTAGAACCAACTAAACCTATATATAAGGGCCATAaagagtgtcccagtgcacgagaccTCTGCTATtgtagggtctgggaggggcaaatgtacgccgCCTTCCCCCCGCTTCGCGGAAAAACTGTTTTCATATTTTGAACATGCAACCTAATGGTTGCAATAATGCAACTTAATAATTGTGCCAAGGCTCACCCACTCAAACCAAACCAGTACTAGTAGCCCATCTTACCCattccatgtttttttttttcaattaatcAATGACCAAAATGTCATGGTAATCCAATACTATCATATTTGACTTGGATTTTCTAGTGTTAGATATCTCCTCATGAAATGCTAAACTTAGAAATCCAAGATTTTTCAAGTTGCAAAATGTAAGCCAACAAATACTATCTCTTATAACTGGAAGGCTAACCCATAGACCTGGAGATCTATGGGTTTCTAGATAATTGAGATGTGTAAACAAGTTTAGAGGAAGTTGAATTTGCAACCGGATCGACCTCTGCTAATTCCGGTCAAAATTGACTGATTTTTTGAATCGGGAATTGGATCTAATTGGCGATCCAATTCAAATTCCCCAAACAATGTGTGTAAAAAAAGGTCATAAAGAGCATCCCTATGCACGAGTCTCCCGCTAGTACAAGGTCTGGGAGCGGCAAATGTACGTAGTCTTACCTCCGCTACTGCAAGGCTTGCCcactcaaaccaaaccaatattAGTAGCCCATCTTGCTCATTCCATGTTTGTTATACTAATTTATTTTGGAAAGAGCCATCATATAcagaatcgttatcccctccatttCTTCACatggggcggaaatgaccaccctaccccctgcccgaaaacaTTGCCGAAGATGGAGTCCACTCCCcactattagaggaattggagctgcccgcaaattggaggtgataattattctcaTATACATGCATGTTTCAATGCAAGAAGATCAATTGTGATGCTTCTCGACAGGTCACCTTCTCTAAAATCTCATGGTAATCCAATACTGATCATATGTGACCAGGATTTTCTAGTGTTTAATGTCTCCTCATGAAAAACCAAACTTACAAATCCAAAATTTGTCAAGGTACTAAATGTAGGCCAACAAATACTGTACTATTCCATATAACTGGAAGGCTAATTAACATGATTAGCTGGTCATTGTGTGAGAGAGTAATCTCAGATTTTAcctaaatagaaataaatatgAGCTTGGCTTTCGGATTTCAAGTCGACAATGGAGGTCAAACTGGAGAAATAAGATTGCCAACCAAGAAAACTAGATCTCAAAAGATTTTTGAATCTAAACTTCCCTAATTAGTGGATAAATCTTCAGAGATGGAAATTAGATGATATATAGGCAAAAAATTTAATATATTCGGACAGAATCGAGAGATTAAATGATattgaaggaaagaagacctatAAATCCACCTTCTTTAACCTCAATTCTGTGTCAATTGAGCCCAAAGAAGAAcagtttctctatttctctatttcctCTCTCTAGTGTTTCTCTTATTGTTTCAGTGAAATGGCAAGGAAACAAAGCATGGGTCGCCAGAAAATTGAGATCAAGAGGATCAATTGTGAAGCTTCTCGACAGGTCACTTTCTCTAAACGCAGAGCAGGACTATTCAAGAAAGCAAGTGAGCTCTGTACTCTCTGTGGTGCTGAGACAGCCATCCTTGTTTTCTCTCCTGCAGGGAAGGTTTTCTCATTTGGCCACCCAACTGTGGAGTCCATCGTTGAAAGGTTCCTAACTGAAAAAAATCCGCAACAGGAAGCCACTGCATTGCCTCTCGTGGACGCACACCGTGGAGCCAGTGTTCGTGAGCTCAACCGAAAGTATACAGAGGTGCTCAACCTGATGGAAACAGAGAGGAAGCGAGCCGAGGCACTCAACCAATTGAACCCAGAAGTGACGCAGAGCGTGCCATGGTGGGAAGCACCCATTGAAAATATGGGATTGCTTGAACTTAATCATTTGAAGATTTTTATGGAGGAACTTAAGATGAATATGACGAAACGTGTTGATGGGCTTGTGGGTAAAGCTGCTGTTACCTCCCCTTTCTTATCTATCAATTCAATGGGAATGGTGGATCGTTTTGGAGCAGCAAGAGAAGCTAACCCAAATCcaagtagtacttcttcaatcTTCCCTTATGGAGATGGTTATGGTTTTGGTCTTGGCCGTGGTCTTTTCTGAATTAGTCTTCTTATTTTCAAGTCAAGTCATAGGTGAACATACTATGTTCACGGGCCACatccgttcagatggaatccaccctgtgggacccacatgagGTGGATTCCATTTGAACGGATGTGACTCATTTTCGTATGCTCTCGTACGTTAACGTGAGCCcaactctttattttttctgtgtCTTTCTGTGTCTTTCTTTGTCATTTATAATTATATCTATATAGTTCCCCCTTATAGTCCAACTATGTAAGCACATATGAATAATAATGCATGggtatttcagtttttttttttttttttttaaatttgattcataaaaaatagaaaaataaagcaTGAAAAGACAAAAGTGGGCAAGCCTTGACGCAATGGTTAAAAGAAGAATAACCAAGGAGACATGGAAACAATCTCTCCAAaaatcgggggggggggggggtcgttatcccctccaattcctcatatgGGGGTAGAAATAACCATCCTCCCCCtacccgaaaacactgcccaaaatgggatccactcccccctattagaggaattggaggaattggaggtgataattattcggggggggggggggttgtgacTGTCAAAAGATATTGCAACTTTTCTCTACTTGGATTGGATCTATATTTAAACTAATCCATACCAAGTTAATATAAAATGTATGTGTTTGGGTTGTCAAGAATCTTAATCATCACAATTACTAACATTTTAAAAACAACAGTAATAAGTATTGTATATTACTGCACATAAAGAAATCGCAGTTTTTTCCATGACTAATATATACAAGGATGCTTAAAGAGGTCCCAAAAGCACCTTATCTACATTTTAGTACTGTAATTACAAAgattaaaagaagaataaatgttaaatttggttcatttttaaACCAATAAAGCAGGTTTCCTAGGAGTGAAGGCCATGGCCAGCTCATATCTCCTATTACACTCTTAAAGAGCACCACACTTATCCTAAACAAGGTTCATACATTGACAATAAATCCAAAACTAGAAGTCAAAACAACTCATATTCCCTCAAATAGTTCTTAGATTTAAAAATTTTACTTCGCAAATTTTGTTAGGATTGAATCTCGATGTGTCGATACGGAACCTTGAGGTTTGTatgtccataaaatttgggtCTCATTTAATTTGTAACATGGTAAATTTTTAAACCGTACATCGTGACAAGATTATTAAGAAGGGGACACAACCTCGATAATTTTGCCTTAAAAAGTCTGTTTAATTATCTTGCTAGTAGTATTAAGGACTAATATTTATCTTTGTCATCAATAAGATTGGGTGGGCCAACTAAGGTCCTGCAGGATGTAGGCATGGTCGAGCACTCGAGCCTAATTCATTTATCTCCCAAGTCAGGCGGCACAggtaaaaattgaaaaataaaatgagtAACGGAAGAGTTTAATTTTGATTactttattaaattaaatattcTGTTACTGTGGTAGTTTGGTTGTCCGAGTGAGTGTTTGGGCATGGTGAGTTTGGGCTTGACTCAAGGGGGTCTAAGCCCAATGAGACCAGACCCATTCCAATCTCAACCCATTTAATGATCTTTTTGGATCATACCTTTTTCTTTCAGAGcgagggttctttgagcaagtggcatagagAAGCGCACTAATGAGATGCACTGGATTGGTTTCGTATATAGAAGAGCattgaggtcatttcatgtgggagagagagagagagagagagagagagagacttttccctttcttttaacATGTCCCACCTTGTCTCAATTTAGCATGCATTACAACGCAAATATTAACGCTCTCTTTGGCATAGTTTACATTTATATTTATgacctatttatgaataatcaattatgataataggttatgcgctataaacaataatcatttggttactactagacataatagataagataatgaaaaataggtttggtatgctTAAGTGAATAATATATTATGTATTTTGGTGGGGGCGGGGTGGggttggagaaagagagaggggcaAAAAAGAGACtttgttctaatttttattaattttactAATTTACCCTCACTTAGTTAGCAATTGTGCTCATGTTCATTAATGGTATCCGCATaaataaacattaaaaatttatgctgataaatcataaataaCTCTCGAACTGTTTATGAATTTatgcttatattgatttattttaataagaaataaggatgataaatcataccaaacacatctatttatgtttatgtgtcagataaacataaatttaaactataccaaagagaggGACTACCTTTAATTTATTCCTCCCTTATCCAATTTATCTAATCCTCAAATCACTAGATGAATTTAGAATAGAGGAAATTGTTGAGATCTAATAGATTATATAAAGATATACAAAATTAATAGGCACTAATTATATTTTATCATAAGTAGTTACaatgttgaaaagatttacccaaTCTCcatatgaataaaaaaaaatttaaataagcaacctaaaatacccccagCCTTTATAAAAATACTATTCCATTTAAAAGGTATCGAATTGACTAGTGGTGGAAAAAGATGAGGTCTTGATTGGCAGTTGACCAATAAAAAGACAtattaataccaaaaaaaaaaatttgaaaagaaatgTAATGACCTTTTAAGACGGGAAACTGATTTGGCCTTTTGATGGTTTGGCTGCACGTAACCATCAGTACTTGCTTTTGCAATAATTATATATCTATGCATCCATAATTTATCCATACATCATTTTTTGGCAAGATATCACTCTCTGGACGGACGTGTAGCGTTTGACTaatgagagtgtgcatgtaAGAGGATCAGTTGGAATGAAAATTTTGAGTTTATTGAAAATTGATGGTAAAAACATGTGGTTCTATGTTTGGGCACATGAACCATGTGATCGGTTAACGTTCTTTTTCCATCAATTTTTATAGGTGCAAATCCTTTGTAGGGTAAGTTTTATTGAGCTACTTTGGATAAAAGCGGAGTTACAATAATTAAGCCCATTTTTAATATATGGGTATGCAGATTCTATGCTTTATTTGCAATTTTACATTAGACAAAGAATAAAAATCTACattattctaaaaaaaaaaattatatttttgagATTAGTGGAGATCTTTGATGATGGTTGAAAGATTTGATCATCCAAACATCGAACAAATACTTAATAATTCAAGTGCAACAAAACTCGACAAATACCAAGTGAAGGATACCTTGATTAAGAATACTAACCTTTGATTAGAGACATGACTTGTTCGATATTCCTATTTATCATTGATGTCTAGTTTCTGAATGATTGTAATATTATTTAGAAAACTTTTTTGTTCCAAATTTCCCACATAACAGTTGCATGTGTTGTAAACACTTTCTAccattccttcttcttctttttttttatgaaaagataATATTATAAAAGGTTAAATATGAACATAGTTTATATGGCAAGCATTCTTAGCCATATTCCTAGctaaaattaaacaaaactGGTTACCATCCTTAACAAAATTCACATCTTGAGTATGGtcagagatatatatatatatatatatatatataaagtctTTAAATAAATTCTACGGTCATAGGCATTTGGTGGGAGATGGAAGAGTATCCGAAATGAACTGGTTGTCACTccaaacttctttaatcttcaacccaatgCAGGCAGCGTGGTCGATACCTTTACGAATCGCAAAAAAGAGTACTGTGAGCTCATCCCAAGGATGAAGGGTTCCTGAATCAAAAAACTTAATCCTGTCATCTGTCGAAAAGAAATATGACCATCCTGCGAGATTTAGTTTGGTAATATAGTATCCTACACATATCAAAACAGGAAAGTTGAGCATGGGTAGTTGAAAGCAGTAATTCCTAAGCGAGATAGGTTCAATAACATCCATTACAACCAGGGAAGAAAAtgaccgggggggggggggggagagtaaATTCTGATATGTGATCCATTTTTTAGTGCAACGGATCACCCATAATGGATCAGCCAATTGTGAGGCGTGAATCATCCTATTTCTAGCTGTCTagataaaataacaagttataaaaaacacaccaaaaacccaaaaaatcaatTGTTTGTCCGACAtgagaagagaataaaaaaacaaggatAAAGTCTTAATACTATCAAATGCCAAGGAATCAGTTCTTAATCCCAAAAGTCTTGCTACCCAGatgtgtttaacccaatcacaagatatgAAAAGGTGCCATGAGGATTTAACACCATTTTCACAAAGAGCACATGAGAAGTCAATCTGAATCCATTTTGATAGAGTAGCCTTAGTAGGAATTTCTACATTTAGCAAACGCTAGAAGAAAAACttatgaatttgaatttttcaaaagaaCTTCTACCAATGTAGTTCAACAGCAGACAAATTACTAGAATTTGAGGTAAGATAACGAACAACAAATTTAGTAGTGAGGATTCCGTTTTTGGCATTTAAGCACCACCATTTATCCTCAGAATAAAAGGGATCATTTGGGTTTACTATAGATCTCATTATCACATAAGAAACAAATCATGCTTGCAGAGCATGAGAGCACTCTAGAAGTACAAATTCACTTGCATATCATTTAATGATCCTCAAGTCAAGACATTTTTGTCTTGTGCTctgcataaaaaaataaagggaccTGATATAATTAATTTGGGTTAATAGTTTTAAAAGGAgtttcaaaaccccaaaaaaacctctcaattttttttaaaaggggaGATACTTTGTATCAAAAAAGtgtgttttaaattttaatgttaaatttaattttaatttctaattCAATGAAACCTCCACTCAATCGAAACCTTGGACGCCCGATAGCCCCAACGTCGTCTCAAataggatctttatcacctctagTTGGCTGCCTGgctcagttccccagttcctctaacaaagggaggctgaaatgacctctctacccatgcccaaacaccctgcccgggtggggtccaccatccccctattagaggaactggggaactgggccggtcaacaaactggaggtgataattttccgtctCAAATACggcttcaaagttcaaactctGGCATTTTTATCTCAGATGAGATTATTGGAATGGGCCACTGGCCCACTGTGAAGTTTGGACTTGGGTGGAATTCTAATAAATGCCCATCCCAGTGATAGTGTGCCTGATTTTAGCCCAATTAGAAGTGGAGGAGGGCCCACAGTGCCAATCTGGACAGGGTTTCAAGGAATcgttatctcctccaattcgctgccccctccaattcttcacatgggggcagaaatgatcatcctaccgcctgcccgaaaacactgcccaaggtgggatccactccccctattagaggaattgaaggaattggaggtACCTgcgaattgaaggtgataattattcggaTGTCAAGACTTGGGATGAAACAGATTGGGGCCAGCGCTTTAAGATTCCTACGTTAGATTCTGTCATATTTTAAGCATTGGGAAGCGTTGGGGTGAGATCGTCATTTACGCCCTCCTATGAAAGGAATATGTGCACCTGACCGGacagagaacctgagaggagaaaaattcgcTTATTTGACAATTTTTGTTTGGTCATTGGTGAGCTGTACAACGCCAAGGATAGCTTATGAATTCGTGGCAGCTGTCAATTATATAGAAATCTGTAAATGCTTTGTACATTTTGTATTGAAATTTTTCTGTATTGAGATATTGTTTAGTGTTTTATGGTGTAAATGACagcaaaaaaaaacttttacttGTGTTTTAATCGAGTTACAACATGAAATGGATAAAGATTACAAACTGACATGCATCAACGACCTGGAACAACAGAACAACTTTGATCTTAAAATAGCAATCTAAACTTAGTGGTAACTGGTTGGAACTTCCTCACTGCGACCTCCTCTTTAAGAAACTTCTTGTTACTGTCAGCAACTATATAATATGGTGGAATTTGGTGGGGGAGGACCAAAGACTCATCGATCAGTTAATTGTGAAAGACAATTGAAGAACATCATATATGGCTCCCTCGACCCTTTCGTTACCTCAACTATTGCTGCTACCTATTGGCTTGATGTTGTGTGGTACCACGTTGGTGCTGGTCGAGGGCCGTATCCCTCTTTTAGTAGACGGCCATACACACTTTGGGGCCCGTGTTCCTTCTGTAGTACACAATATTTCTCCTGTAGCACACACCCAGGGCCAGACAAGCAGTCAGACAAACTTGGGGAAGGAAATGGCGTACCAGCACAATGTAGTACGTAAGTCATTGGGGTTAGGGCCTTTGACATGGAATGAGACGGTGGCAGGATACGCGCAGAGATATGCGGATCAGAGATCTGGGGATTGCCAACTCGTACACTCGCAAGGACCATATGGGGAGAACCTCTACTGGGCCTCAGGGTCAGCTGAGTTAGAGACTGCCGCAGCTGCCGTGAAGGCATGGGTAGATGAGAAGAGAGACTACGACTATGCCACCAACACCTGCGTCAATGGCAAGATGTGCGGGCACTACACCCAGGTTGTGTGGAAGAATTCCCAACAACTCGGCTGCGGTTCCGTCAAATGCTCCAATAATGCTTACTTGTCCGTCTGTAGCTATTACCCTCCTGGGAATTACATTGGAGAACGCCCTTACTAAAGAGATACACTTAACTAATTCCTAATTATTATCTCTTCTAGCTAGGCAGGCTTATACCATGTGATCTTATTATGTACACATGAAGCAGAGTACACCTATTGGCTAGCTGCTTGTTGGTCTAATTTGCCACTAGCAGTTTTGCTTCTTGGCCTTCTGGTTTAATTACCTTAATTaatccttcaatttttttcaatCTCGTGATCTTCATGATTCTTTTGAAAATACAACACACTGCTCGTGGGGATGAACAATATGCCCGGAAAATTAATGAAGATAAGATCGGTCATTAGGACTTCAATTAGCCATGTTGATTCACTGTGCTTATTCATTTTTCCAAACAAGGCCTAAGTGCAAATCCTTCGTAGGGTTTCATTGAGCTACTTTGGATAAAAACGACATTACAAAAGGAAAGAGATTTTATTAAACCCATTTTGTAATATATAGCTATTCAAAttcttttcttattaaaaaaaaaaagctatgcAAATTCTATGCTTTATTGGCAAATTtacataagaaaaagaataaaaatctaAACTATTCTAaagaaattttatatttttgagaGTGATGGAGATCTACACATTTTTATCTTGTGCTCTGTTGATGGCAATGTCACAAGCGGAGGTACGAGTCTTCGAAAAATTATCTTCTCCAGTTCCCGGGCTGGCCCAATTCCCCCAAGTGCCTgtaataaagggggggggggaggtggatCCTACCCAGGTAGAGTGATCaggcaagggtagggtggtcattgcgccccccTCTTACTACAGGCACTGGGGGGAACTGGACCGAATAGGTAAttggaggggaaaaaaatatatccCAAGTCTTCTTTGTATTATTTTTCCGTCTGGCATGTGCCTAGACGTTAATCCTGTAAATCATCattctttaatatattctttTACTGACCtttggtaaataaaaaataaaaaatttaatgtaTCTTATTTTGGACTCattctttaatatattctttTACTCACCTTTaggtttatttttaaaaaaattaatctcATCTTATTTTTGACTCATTAATCAATGTTAGGTCTATCTTTAGCATAAGAAAATAAGGGAAATGATATACTTAATTTGGGTTAATAGTTTTAAAAACAGTTTTAAGAGAACAACGTTATGAATTCCCCTGTCTGCCGGTGTGTGCCTTTAGCTGTAGATAGtggtgtcaaatttcaa harbors:
- the LOC122658983 gene encoding agamous-like MADS-box protein AGL62; this translates as MARKQSMGRQKIEIKRINCEASRQVTFSKRRAGLFKKASELCTLCGAETAILVFSPAGKVFSFGHPTVESIVERFLTEKNPQQEATALPLVDAHRGASVRELNRKYTEVLNLMETERKRAEALNQLNPEVTQSVPWWEAPIENMGLLELNHLKIFMEELKMNMTKRVDGLVGKAAVTSPFLSINSMGMVDRFGAAREANPNPSSTSSIFPYGDGYGFGLGRGLF
- the LOC122658984 gene encoding pathogenesis-related protein 1A-like, coding for MAYQHNVVRKSLGLGPLTWNETVAGYAQRYADQRSGDCQLVHSQGPYGENLYWASGSAELETAAAAVKAWVDEKRDYDYATNTCVNGKMCGHYTQVVWKNSQQLGCGSVKCSNNAYLSVCSYYPPGNYIGERPY